Proteins from one Bifidobacterium sp. ESL0732 genomic window:
- a CDS encoding tRNA (adenine-N1)-methyltransferase: MPRRGALQAGEKVQFTDRKGKKITDQLVVGGSTQTDHGIILHDDVIGSSEGIVVTTVTSKREAQISGGTPGHDKPKPWKAARAIGGWDYAVMRPRLADYVLSMPRGAQIMYPKDIAQVIQLGDIRAGMNVLESGAGSGAMSLNLLDAVGEQGHLTTIEMRPEFAKIAEANATLYYGKRPEWWDLLTGDFDTVAAKLANGIESADRPAAGKVVDDYPITQSDMVGDKDSLTESTNDVAASLTQFSSQPFDRIVLDMLDPWNRLEQAYCVIAPGGVLIVYITTTTQMSRFCEALRDAGCWMEPEVQETFERTWKAQGLAVRPDHQMIGHTGFLIVTRAMAPGFGALHKRDRATKDTVTDIDSLTDEDRESRLADLELRDISDRKLRKVLRDLGDQLREI; this comes from the coding sequence ATGCCGAGACGCGGGGCGTTACAAGCGGGGGAGAAGGTCCAGTTTACGGACCGCAAGGGCAAGAAGATCACTGACCAGCTTGTTGTCGGTGGTTCCACCCAGACCGACCACGGCATCATCCTGCACGACGATGTCATCGGCTCGAGTGAAGGCATCGTCGTCACTACCGTCACCTCGAAGCGCGAGGCGCAGATAAGCGGCGGCACGCCTGGCCATGACAAGCCCAAGCCATGGAAGGCGGCACGTGCTATCGGCGGTTGGGATTACGCGGTCATGCGGCCGAGGCTCGCGGATTATGTGCTTTCCATGCCGCGCGGAGCGCAGATCATGTATCCGAAAGACATCGCCCAGGTCATTCAGCTTGGCGATATACGCGCTGGAATGAACGTTTTGGAATCCGGTGCCGGCAGTGGCGCGATGAGCCTCAATCTGCTTGATGCCGTGGGGGAGCAAGGCCACTTGACCACCATCGAGATGCGTCCCGAATTCGCCAAAATAGCCGAGGCCAATGCGACGCTATATTATGGCAAACGCCCGGAATGGTGGGATTTGCTGACTGGTGATTTCGATACGGTTGCTGCAAAACTTGCGAACGGCATTGAATCTGCTGATAGACCTGCTGCTGGTAAAGTAGTCGATGATTATCCGATAACACAGTCGGATATGGTAGGCGATAAAGATTCGTTAACTGAATCGACTAATGATGTGGCAGCTAGCCTGACTCAATTTTCTTCTCAACCATTCGATCGTATAGTCCTCGACATGCTCGACCCGTGGAATCGGCTTGAACAAGCCTATTGTGTCATCGCCCCCGGCGGAGTGCTCATCGTCTACATCACCACAACCACGCAGATGTCCCGTTTCTGTGAGGCCTTGCGCGATGCCGGTTGCTGGATGGAACCGGAGGTGCAAGAGACGTTCGAACGTACCTGGAAGGCACAAGGTCTCGCCGTCCGTCCGGACCATCAGATGATCGGTCATACCGGTTTCCTCATCGTCACCCGAGCCATGGCTCCTGGTTTTGGAGCCCTGCACAAACGTGACCGTGCCACCAAAGACACCGTCACCGATATTGATTCCCTGACCGATGAAGACCGCGAATCCCGTCTTGCCGACCTCGAACTGCGCGACATCAGCGACCGCAAGCTTCGCAAGGTTCTGCGCGATCTC